From the Lathyrus oleraceus cultivar Zhongwan6 chromosome 4, CAAS_Psat_ZW6_1.0, whole genome shotgun sequence genome, one window contains:
- the LOC127138745 gene encoding protein TIFY 3, with the protein MANTDSLSNLDINSICDDGSVRNFSANWPMSTSGQNAKGQFAILYNGSMCVYDGIPREKVEEILMMAAATAKSSEMKSGIPFTSLFTSFATPSSPQGTSNNVPSPPSVCFPAADKSSICRMQEFPLARRQSLQSFLEKRRMRVRGKVPYTSSSSKGTNNIDNNFNTALVPST; encoded by the exons ATGGCTAATACTGATAGTCTCAGTAATCTTGATATAAACAGTATCTGTGATGATGGCTCTGTCAGGAATTTTTCTGCTAACTG GCCAATGTCAACATCTGGACAgaatgcaaaaggtcaatttgCCATTCTCTATAATGGAAGCATGTGTGTATATGATGGAATTCCTAGAGAAAAG GTTGAAGAAATATTGATGATGGCTGCTGCCACTGCCAAGTCTTCTGAAATGAAAAGTGGAATTCCATTCACTTCACTGTTTACCAGTTTTGCCACACCTTCTTCTCCACAAGGAACTTCTAACAATGTGCCTTCTCCTCCATCAGTCTGTTTTCCTGCTGCTGACAAGAGTTCCATTTGCAGGATGCAAG AATTTCCATTAGCACGCAGACAGTCACTTCAAAGTTTTCTTGAGAAGAGAAGGATGAG GGTACGTGGCAAAGTACCTTATACCTCTTCATCATCAAAAGGAACTAACAACATTGACAACAACTTCAACACAGCATTGGTTCCTTCCACTTGA